A portion of the Candidatus Manganitrophaceae bacterium genome contains these proteins:
- a CDS encoding bifunctional folylpolyglutamate synthase/dihydrofolate synthase, which produces MPYADAIDYLYRLQWHGIQPGLERMERLLSLLSHPEKQYRSVHIGGTNGKGSTAATVAEVLKRGGYRVGLYTSPHLIDFSERIRLSGKPIPAGEIVRLTGLIRARIAQEAPELQASLTFFEFTTVIAFLYFAEQKIDLAVVEVGLGGRFDATNLLAPMVSAITQIDLDHERYLGTTVLQIAAEKAGIIKLRTPLVTGAVQPEVLSLFEEEARSKEAPLIRVDREITVEGERPSRFIYRGVRERVVSSPLLGRHQIRNAAISIGVIEQLQKQGIAVPEEAILEGVRRVRWSGRLEMIRKEPLILLDGAHNPAGARALADFLSGVDPERRGRHWLIVGIMRDKNISEILSPLLPWADEIVLTRPEIERAAEPDLLIASLPPSLHATIREQIPDAIAHVESLLTPSDTLVITGSLYTVGEAKAVYAGTAPSLLRG; this is translated from the coding sequence ATGCCTTACGCCGACGCAATTGATTATCTCTACCGCCTTCAATGGCACGGAATTCAGCCGGGCCTCGAGAGGATGGAACGCCTTCTCTCCTTGCTCAGTCACCCGGAGAAACAGTATCGTTCCGTCCATATCGGCGGGACAAACGGCAAGGGCTCGACGGCGGCGACCGTGGCCGAAGTCCTGAAGCGGGGAGGATACCGTGTCGGGCTCTACACCTCTCCCCACTTGATTGACTTTTCGGAGCGGATTCGTCTCTCGGGCAAGCCGATTCCGGCAGGGGAGATCGTCCGCTTGACCGGCCTGATCCGGGCGCGGATTGCCCAGGAAGCGCCGGAGCTGCAAGCATCCCTCACCTTTTTTGAATTCACCACCGTGATCGCCTTTCTCTACTTCGCCGAGCAGAAGATCGACCTGGCGGTCGTTGAGGTCGGTTTGGGCGGCCGGTTCGATGCCACGAACCTGCTTGCACCGATGGTCAGCGCCATCACCCAGATCGATCTCGATCACGAGCGTTATTTGGGAACGACCGTGCTCCAGATCGCCGCGGAGAAGGCAGGCATCATCAAACTGCGCACCCCGCTGGTGACGGGCGCCGTTCAACCCGAGGTCCTCTCCCTCTTCGAAGAAGAAGCGCGATCGAAAGAGGCGCCGCTGATTCGGGTCGACCGTGAGATCACGGTGGAAGGGGAGCGTCCGAGCCGATTTATTTATCGCGGCGTTCGAGAACGGGTTGTCTCTTCGCCCCTGTTGGGACGGCACCAGATCCGGAACGCCGCCATCTCGATTGGGGTGATTGAGCAGCTCCAGAAGCAGGGGATCGCCGTCCCGGAAGAGGCGATTCTGGAAGGAGTGCGGCGGGTCCGATGGTCGGGGCGATTGGAGATGATTCGGAAGGAGCCGCTGATTCTTCTCGACGGCGCCCATAATCCCGCCGGCGCGCGGGCGTTGGCCGACTTTCTGAGCGGGGTCGATCCGGAGCGCCGCGGAAGACATTGGCTGATCGTCGGAATTATGCGCGACAAAAATATCTCCGAAATTCTCTCCCCCTTGCTTCCGTGGGCCGACGAAATTGTCTTGACCCGTCCCGAGATCGAACGGGCCGCCGAACCCGACCTGCTGATCGCCTCCCTTCCTCCGTCACTGCACGCGACGATTCGAGAACAGATTCCCGATGCGATCGCCCATGTCGAGTCGCTCTTGACCCCTTCGGACACCCTTGTGATCACCGGCTCCCTTTATACGGTCGGAGAAGCCAAAGCGGTCTATGCCGGGACCGCCCCTTCCCTCTTGCGAGGATGA
- a CDS encoding DUF2231 domain-containing protein produces MRFYLLRSFFDLIALVTKRASFRQTGLWLLILGWLGGLAATLSGFLGEDAAKKIGVPEMTIDRHESFAIATLIVFAALMLIRWWRAFRPSDRKNIAYLIVAVIGLGLLATTGFLGGDLVYRYGAGVQPNPSAVRILPPVAPGG; encoded by the coding sequence TTGCGCTTTTATTTACTTCGGTCTTTTTTCGACCTGATCGCCCTAGTCACAAAGCGGGCATCGTTCCGGCAAACCGGGCTCTGGCTCCTGATTTTGGGGTGGCTTGGCGGGCTGGCGGCAACCCTCTCCGGCTTTTTGGGAGAAGACGCAGCCAAAAAAATCGGCGTCCCGGAAATGACCATCGACCGACACGAATCTTTCGCGATCGCAACCCTGATCGTCTTCGCTGCCCTGATGCTCATTCGGTGGTGGAGAGCGTTCCGTCCTTCAGATCGAAAAAACATCGCCTATTTAATCGTCGCAGTGATCGGACTGGGACTGCTCGCGACCACCGGGTTCCTGGGAGGGGATCTCGTTTATCGCTATGGCGCGGGCGTTCAGCCGAACCCATCGGCAGTTCGCATCCTTCCACCTGTGGCACCCGGCGGGTAG
- a CDS encoding response regulator, with the protein MMNFRSKVLIVDDESGPRESLKMVLAPFCQVEEVSDGLQALEFIRQQTVDLVTLDLRMPGMEGVAVLTAIKKYHPKIQVLIITGYGTVTSAIELVRLGACGYLMKPFEIPRVLAEVTLAIKKKRKSDRLDRPFN; encoded by the coding sequence ATGATGAATTTCAGAAGTAAAGTCTTAATCGTCGACGATGAAAGTGGACCGAGAGAGTCTCTAAAAATGGTGCTGGCGCCATTTTGTCAGGTGGAAGAAGTCAGCGACGGTTTGCAGGCGTTAGAATTCATCCGTCAACAGACGGTAGATCTGGTAACGCTTGATTTGAGAATGCCCGGGATGGAGGGGGTGGCGGTCTTAACAGCCATTAAGAAATATCATCCAAAAATACAAGTTCTGATCATCACCGGATATGGGACGGTGACCAGTGCAATTGAGTTGGTTCGACTGGGAGCCTGTGGTTATTTAATGAAGCCGTTCGAAATTCCAAGAGTCCTCGCCGAGGTGACGCTCGCTATTAAGAAGAAAAGAAAGTCTGATCGGCTCGATAGACCATTCAATTAA
- a CDS encoding fused MFS/spermidine synthase, which produces MIPILFFFSGVTALIYQMVWMRELVLIFGASMFAISTLLTAFMGGLALGSEIFGKRADHYANPLRVYGLLELGIGGYAFLVPLLFSSLIPIYQFLHRLFHFSFYAFSLVRFVMAVLILLLPTALMGGTLPVLARLYKNKKEVGKGVGLLYAFNTMGAMAGVLGAGFLVLPTFGHQKTILLAALLNGTVGLIAISLGRKTTVAPDPVREGKTLPPEGSDSGRRRILYVVFALSGFAAMIYEVVWTRILTLILGSTLYSFATMLATFLLGLAIGSFLFSFLLKRFSRPFLLLAVVQGGIALFAFAGEYLFPLLPVLFFKLLEIFHSEGGILSASKFFIAGAAMLIPTILMGGVFPLVIHLLTSGGTAPQKKGSSTPPADAGLGSIVGRAYAINTIGTIVGSFAIGFIFLPSLGIQRSLHIAILTNAILSLALWIRMREIGEARLWAVGGVGAFLLVVSLSTPAWNPLQMSSELFGKLSSLDLLFYKEGVSSTVTVVQHPTLAKSAHLTLAIDGKANASTTGDMKTQLLVGHLPMLLAPQAKEVMLVGLGSGITAGAIATHPLSKLVTLEIEPAVVEGAHLFDSFNGNVLGDPRVQMVIDDARNYLILSKDQFDIIVSEPSHPWRNGSSKLFTEEFFRLGRAHLKPGGIFTQWIHFYGIRAPELKAVVRTFHAVFPQVFIFYTDAGDLILVGSDREIAIDSQEIARRIAVPSVAADLAHVEVYSPFDLWAYFMLGPNEIDRYTGNGIFNTDDYTVVEFQTPKSLFEDTLSIHLAEMKGAARTGPLYLVKPTESNRTKGSAYFAIAKGLLRNGKENEAREMIQKGLLLDPAAEGDWLMGRVFQKLGDREGAARAWRAALQKEPSNMEALLSLAQHYQVQAAFKEAEPLFTRLRTAYPEKLQGAFYHGINLYYLGQYQKALEELAQGLVFSEPFGYYYQNLVFTKLGKEAEAKEALNRFLGSLNEWRKELETDPKRFSTLPYLKQVEWRRKAGIQIPEEERMALLFDRIVSAPLSRLYSGTGLFILGMFKPAAAELEEAKKELGSQASASIVQYYLGMAYQELGQNGPARLALETFVKNTELSPKDLRVASARRFLDRLKQRTKGAS; this is translated from the coding sequence TTGATTCCGATTCTTTTCTTTTTCTCCGGCGTGACCGCCTTAATCTACCAGATGGTCTGGATGCGGGAACTGGTGCTCATCTTCGGCGCGTCGATGTTTGCTATCTCTACCCTCCTGACCGCATTTATGGGGGGCTTGGCGCTCGGCAGTGAAATTTTTGGGAAACGCGCCGATCACTATGCCAACCCACTTCGTGTTTATGGTTTACTGGAGCTGGGAATCGGCGGATATGCCTTTTTGGTCCCGCTCCTCTTTTCATCGCTGATTCCGATTTATCAATTCCTTCATCGTCTCTTTCATTTTTCGTTTTATGCTTTCAGCCTGGTCCGGTTCGTCATGGCGGTCTTGATTCTGCTCCTCCCGACCGCCTTGATGGGGGGAACCCTCCCGGTGTTGGCCCGCCTCTATAAAAACAAGAAAGAGGTCGGAAAGGGGGTCGGTCTTCTCTATGCCTTTAATACCATGGGGGCGATGGCCGGCGTCTTGGGGGCTGGATTTCTCGTGTTGCCGACGTTCGGACACCAGAAAACAATTCTCCTGGCGGCGCTCCTGAACGGGACCGTCGGATTAATTGCGATCTCCCTCGGCCGGAAGACAACGGTTGCTCCCGATCCGGTACGGGAGGGGAAGACCCTCCCTCCAGAAGGCTCTGACAGCGGGCGGCGGCGTATTTTATACGTTGTGTTCGCCCTCTCCGGTTTTGCCGCGATGATCTACGAGGTCGTCTGGACGCGGATTTTGACCTTGATTCTCGGCTCGACCCTCTATTCGTTCGCAACGATGCTCGCCACCTTCCTCCTGGGGCTTGCGATCGGAAGCTTCCTCTTCTCCTTCTTGCTCAAGCGTTTTTCCAGGCCGTTTCTCCTGTTGGCCGTGGTCCAAGGGGGGATTGCCCTCTTCGCCTTTGCCGGAGAGTATCTCTTTCCGCTTCTCCCCGTCCTCTTCTTCAAGCTCCTGGAGATCTTTCACTCTGAAGGGGGGATTCTCTCCGCCTCCAAATTCTTCATTGCCGGGGCGGCGATGCTCATCCCCACGATCCTCATGGGAGGGGTCTTCCCGTTGGTGATCCACCTTCTCACTTCTGGGGGGACCGCCCCTCAGAAGAAAGGTTCAAGTACGCCGCCAGCCGATGCCGGCCTCGGCTCGATTGTCGGACGCGCCTACGCCATCAACACGATCGGAACGATTGTCGGCTCCTTCGCAATCGGTTTTATCTTTCTTCCCTCACTCGGGATTCAACGGAGCCTCCATATTGCCATCTTGACCAACGCGATTCTGAGCTTGGCGTTGTGGATCCGGATGCGGGAGATCGGCGAAGCGCGTCTCTGGGCGGTCGGCGGCGTCGGCGCCTTCCTCCTCGTCGTCTCCCTTTCGACGCCTGCTTGGAATCCGCTGCAGATGTCGAGCGAGCTGTTCGGCAAGCTTTCCAGCCTCGACCTGCTTTTTTATAAAGAGGGGGTCTCCTCCACGGTGACGGTGGTCCAGCATCCGACGCTGGCGAAGAGCGCCCATCTCACCCTCGCCATCGACGGCAAAGCGAACGCATCGACGACCGGCGACATGAAGACGCAGCTGTTGGTCGGGCATCTTCCGATGCTTCTCGCCCCACAGGCGAAGGAGGTGATGCTGGTCGGATTGGGGAGCGGTATCACCGCCGGCGCCATTGCCACCCATCCCCTCTCCAAGCTGGTCACGCTCGAAATCGAGCCGGCCGTGGTCGAGGGGGCGCACCTCTTTGATTCGTTCAATGGGAACGTCCTCGGCGATCCCCGCGTTCAGATGGTGATCGACGACGCCCGGAACTATCTGATTCTTTCCAAGGATCAATTCGACATCATCGTTTCCGAGCCGTCGCATCCGTGGCGGAACGGCTCTTCGAAGCTTTTTACCGAAGAGTTCTTCCGATTGGGCCGGGCCCACCTCAAGCCGGGGGGAATCTTCACGCAGTGGATTCACTTCTACGGCATCCGCGCCCCGGAGTTGAAAGCGGTCGTCCGGACCTTTCATGCCGTTTTCCCCCAGGTCTTTATATTTTATACCGATGCGGGAGACCTGATTCTCGTCGGTTCGGACCGGGAGATCGCAATCGACAGCCAGGAGATCGCCCGACGGATCGCCGTTCCCTCCGTCGCCGCAGACCTCGCCCATGTCGAGGTCTATTCCCCATTCGATCTCTGGGCCTATTTCATGTTGGGACCGAATGAGATCGATCGCTACACCGGCAATGGGATCTTCAACACCGACGATTACACTGTGGTTGAGTTCCAGACGCCGAAATCGCTCTTTGAGGACACCCTCTCGATCCATCTCGCCGAGATGAAAGGGGCGGCCCGGACCGGCCCGCTCTATCTGGTGAAGCCGACCGAGTCGAACCGGACCAAGGGGTCGGCTTATTTTGCCATCGCCAAGGGGCTGCTCCGAAACGGAAAAGAGAACGAAGCCCGCGAGATGATTCAAAAGGGACTGCTTCTCGACCCGGCCGCCGAAGGAGATTGGCTGATGGGGCGGGTGTTCCAAAAACTGGGCGACCGGGAGGGGGCCGCCCGCGCCTGGCGAGCGGCCCTTCAAAAAGAGCCGTCGAACATGGAGGCGCTCCTGAGCCTGGCCCAGCACTACCAAGTACAGGCGGCGTTTAAGGAGGCGGAGCCGCTCTTCACCCGCCTGAGGACGGCCTATCCTGAGAAGCTGCAAGGGGCGTTCTACCACGGGATCAATTTATATTACCTCGGACAATATCAAAAGGCGCTGGAGGAGTTGGCGCAGGGGCTCGTCTTCTCCGAGCCGTTCGGCTACTACTATCAAAACTTGGTGTTTACCAAATTGGGAAAAGAAGCGGAGGCCAAAGAGGCCCTGAATCGATTCCTCGGGAGCCTCAACGAGTGGCGGAAGGAGCTGGAGACCGATCCGAAGCGATTCTCCACCCTCCCCTATCTCAAGCAGGTGGAGTGGCGTCGAAAGGCGGGGATCCAAATTCCGGAGGAGGAGCGGATGGCGCTTCTCTTCGATCGGATTGTCTCCGCGCCGTTGAGCCGCCTCTACAGCGGCACCGGATTATTTATCCTTGGGATGTTTAAACCGGCTGCGGCCGAATTGGAAGAAGCAAAGAAAGAGCTGGGCAGCCAGGCCTCGGCGAGCATTGTTCAGTACTATCTCGGGATGGCCTATCAAGAACTCGGGCAGAATGGACCGGCCCGGTTGGCGCTGGAGACGTTCGTCAAAAATACGGAGCTCTCGCCGAAGGACCTGCGGGTTGCATCGGCCCGCCGTTTCCTCGACCGGTTAAAACAGAGAACGAAGGGAGCTTCGTAA
- a CDS encoding PilZ domain-containing protein, whose translation MSQHDRRSYFRVRETLSLRLLLRDPYTKKQKIYHSSAIDIGLKGLSISTEKALPRIDKGIVEVALPLPLQRLKARVRVKWRNEEKYLYGIEFVQAPDNQVGDWETFIKTSRASVPDRREKDSGRRTTPLPSDDDLSNKEKRKIIRRISDLLSTDFEPEDRASLSRADLVPKQKEIDYTLAAAKTRREWLSAKTGATLNHIAVFSEDPKNMQGNIENFIGVTQVPIGVAGPLKVNGQYAKGDFYVPLATTEGALIYTYTLGMQVLHLSGGVTTRIIRDETHISPLFTFESLSQTTQFCYWLEANFSQIKKHAEATTRHGKLLRVEPIPYDRNVIVKFCYSTGDAMGLNMINFATEAACHFIVPIVKPKRFYLRSNFSAIKKVSAHNYAAGMGKTVICESVIPSKVIKRIFDITPVEVAAYFQAAMLSGIHSGMIGMNGHVANGLTALFIACGQDVASIVDSHIGISNFEITEEEDLYISLKLPNLVVGTAGGGVALASQRECLELIGCYGTGKAEKFSEIAAATCLAGEIAICANVANGKFVNAHKMYGRKQPETPK comes from the coding sequence ATGAGCCAGCATGACCGTCGATCTTATTTTCGGGTGAGAGAGACACTCAGTCTCCGCCTGCTCCTGAGGGATCCTTATACTAAAAAGCAAAAAATATATCATAGCAGCGCCATCGACATCGGCCTAAAAGGCCTTTCCATCTCAACGGAGAAAGCGCTTCCGCGGATTGATAAAGGGATCGTTGAAGTCGCGCTCCCCCTGCCTCTGCAGCGGCTAAAAGCGCGGGTGCGGGTAAAGTGGAGGAATGAAGAGAAATACTTATATGGAATCGAATTCGTTCAGGCGCCCGACAATCAGGTGGGCGACTGGGAGACGTTCATCAAGACCTCTCGGGCTTCCGTTCCCGACCGGCGGGAGAAAGACTCCGGCCGGAGAACCACCCCCCTCCCGTCGGACGATGATTTATCGAACAAAGAAAAGAGAAAGATCATCCGGCGCATTTCCGATTTATTAAGCACCGATTTTGAGCCGGAAGACCGCGCCTCTCTATCGAGGGCCGATTTGGTGCCGAAGCAGAAAGAGATCGACTACACCCTGGCCGCGGCGAAGACGCGAAGAGAATGGCTGAGCGCGAAGACCGGGGCCACGCTCAATCACATCGCCGTCTTCAGCGAAGATCCAAAAAACATGCAGGGGAACATTGAAAATTTTATCGGGGTGACGCAGGTCCCCATCGGGGTGGCCGGACCGTTAAAAGTAAACGGACAATATGCGAAAGGAGATTTCTACGTTCCTCTCGCAACGACGGAAGGGGCGCTGATCTACACCTACACATTGGGGATGCAGGTGCTCCATCTCTCGGGGGGGGTTACCACCCGGATCATCCGGGATGAAACACACATTTCTCCGCTCTTTACTTTTGAGAGCTTAAGCCAAACCACTCAATTTTGCTACTGGCTTGAGGCGAACTTCTCCCAGATTAAAAAACATGCGGAGGCGACCACCCGGCACGGAAAGCTCTTGCGGGTTGAACCGATCCCCTATGATCGAAATGTCATCGTCAAGTTCTGCTATTCCACCGGCGATGCAATGGGTCTCAACATGATCAATTTTGCAACCGAGGCGGCCTGTCACTTCATCGTGCCGATCGTGAAACCGAAGCGGTTTTATTTGCGCTCCAATTTTTCAGCCATCAAAAAGGTCTCCGCGCACAATTATGCCGCCGGCATGGGGAAAACCGTGATCTGCGAATCGGTGATTCCAAGCAAAGTGATAAAAAGAATTTTTGACATCACGCCTGTAGAGGTTGCGGCCTATTTTCAGGCGGCCATGCTATCGGGTATTCATTCGGGAATGATCGGAATGAACGGGCATGTGGCAAACGGACTCACCGCCCTTTTTATTGCCTGCGGACAGGATGTCGCGAGCATTGTCGACTCTCACATCGGGATCAGCAATTTTGAGATAACAGAGGAAGAAGACCTTTATATCAGTCTTAAATTGCCAAACCTGGTGGTCGGAACGGCGGGAGGAGGTGTGGCGCTGGCAAGCCAAAGAGAATGCCTCGAACTAATCGGTTGCTATGGAACGGGTAAAGCAGAAAAGTTTTCAGAAATTGCAGCAGCCACCTGCCTTGCGGGAGAAATCGCTATCTGCGCGAACGTCGCTAACGGGAAGTTTGTCAATGCCCATAAGATGTACGGCCGAAAACAACCCGAGACACCTAAATGA
- a CDS encoding LPS-assembly protein LptD — protein sequence MTPSGPSTPSPSCSIHPGRILFVLILKTVPAGLLLVTLLLFGYLLFALPLPASAASKKMTIPTLKRPEAQTPVQLTADRIEYDKASNFFFAEGSVVVTQGPTQVESDYLSLNNATGTLIATGNVHFSDGENTVTAEQIETDVNTQLGILYGARLFIKSENYTIDGEVMERTAPDRYVLEDASFTACDCPDDPEWRVRASRIRVHLDNFLVLQHFVFYFDEIPIFYLPYFIYPAKTQRQTGLLVPRVGYSTRWGLRYYQDFFWAISKSQDMTFTLDHRGNKGDGGVFQYRYALAKETDGRLDVHYFHDVVSQVDRYEVQYTHQERFTDRISGKIDIHYVNEQNNFLVLSESTAERAQQNVESNVFLTYRGDESFAYLLGRYVQSLTGQSSGTIAQRLPEVGYSIAQHRFGESPIYFNWQSTATNFWQQSGPDIQRVDLFPKLSMPLDLSSAGTLTPWTGFRETWYSRGVMEDAAISRPIFPVGIDWEAPVERDWGSVTHVVIPSLMYDYISGNDLTDIPQFDEIDRLHKRNSFTASLAQRFFTRNDKGERLERAFFRVTESYSLQVPQPSLVDSHLFSDVRGEGSVRVSEYLTFGVDTFYDPYRHLFSSWNTDVSVALAPRVTATFGQRTTREGSVPQKGDLFNPLYIGDRETTPRINFLTDKVVVRTPWGINLATRAYYDVSQSKFVEIAYGLQYERQCWSFTLDYLDLRTRNELVFLVNLKGLGATDSRKSINLF from the coding sequence ATGACCCCCTCCGGTCCCTCAACGCCATCTCCTTCTTGTTCTATCCATCCCGGACGCATTCTTTTTGTTCTTATATTAAAAACCGTCCCGGCCGGGCTGCTCCTCGTCACCCTGCTCCTTTTCGGATATCTGCTCTTCGCTCTTCCGCTCCCGGCCTCTGCGGCCTCGAAGAAAATGACGATCCCGACCCTCAAACGGCCGGAGGCCCAGACACCGGTCCAGCTGACCGCCGACCGGATTGAGTATGATAAAGCGAGCAATTTCTTCTTTGCCGAAGGGTCGGTGGTTGTCACGCAGGGTCCCACTCAGGTCGAATCCGATTACCTAAGCCTCAACAATGCAACCGGAACCCTGATCGCCACCGGCAACGTCCATTTCTCGGACGGGGAGAATACCGTCACCGCCGAGCAGATTGAGACCGACGTCAACACCCAGCTTGGCATCCTCTATGGCGCGCGGCTCTTTATTAAAAGCGAAAATTATACGATCGACGGAGAGGTGATGGAGCGGACGGCGCCGGACCGCTACGTGTTAGAAGACGCGTCGTTCACCGCCTGCGATTGCCCCGATGATCCGGAGTGGCGGGTCCGAGCGAGCCGGATCCGGGTCCACCTCGATAATTTTCTGGTATTGCAACACTTCGTCTTCTATTTCGACGAAATCCCGATCTTCTATCTCCCTTATTTCATCTACCCGGCCAAAACGCAGCGGCAGACCGGATTGCTGGTGCCGCGGGTCGGGTACAGCACCCGCTGGGGGCTTCGTTATTATCAAGATTTTTTCTGGGCCATTTCCAAAAGCCAAGACATGACCTTCACCCTCGATCATCGGGGAAACAAAGGGGACGGCGGGGTCTTTCAGTACCGTTATGCGCTCGCCAAAGAGACCGACGGCCGGTTGGACGTCCACTACTTCCATGACGTCGTGAGCCAGGTCGACCGCTACGAAGTCCAATATACCCACCAGGAGCGATTTACCGATCGAATCAGTGGGAAGATCGATATCCATTATGTGAACGAGCAGAACAATTTTCTGGTCCTCTCCGAATCGACCGCGGAGAGAGCACAGCAAAACGTCGAGTCGAATGTTTTTCTCACCTACCGCGGCGACGAGTCGTTTGCCTATCTGCTCGGCCGGTATGTCCAGAGCTTGACGGGACAGAGCAGCGGCACCATCGCCCAGCGCCTCCCTGAAGTCGGCTATTCGATCGCCCAGCACCGCTTTGGAGAGAGCCCGATTTATTTTAACTGGCAGAGCACGGCGACCAATTTCTGGCAGCAGAGCGGACCCGACATCCAACGGGTCGATCTCTTTCCGAAGCTCTCGATGCCGCTTGATCTCTCTTCCGCCGGGACGTTGACCCCTTGGACCGGATTCCGCGAGACCTGGTACAGTCGGGGGGTGATGGAAGATGCCGCGATCAGCCGCCCGATCTTTCCGGTCGGGATCGATTGGGAGGCGCCGGTCGAGCGGGACTGGGGAAGCGTGACCCACGTCGTTATCCCCTCATTGATGTATGACTATATCTCGGGGAATGATCTGACAGACATCCCGCAGTTTGACGAGATCGATCGGCTCCACAAGCGCAACAGCTTCACCGCCTCCTTAGCGCAACGGTTCTTCACCCGGAACGATAAAGGGGAGCGGCTGGAGAGGGCTTTTTTTCGGGTCACCGAAAGCTACAGCCTCCAGGTTCCGCAACCGAGCCTGGTCGATTCTCACCTCTTCTCCGACGTTCGCGGTGAGGGGAGCGTTCGCGTCAGCGAATACCTGACCTTTGGGGTCGATACTTTCTATGATCCGTATCGTCACCTCTTTTCTTCCTGGAATACGGATGTCTCGGTCGCCCTCGCACCGCGCGTGACCGCCACGTTCGGCCAGCGCACCACCCGGGAGGGGAGCGTGCCGCAAAAAGGAGATCTCTTCAACCCGCTTTACATCGGCGATCGGGAGACCACGCCACGGATAAACTTCCTCACCGACAAAGTGGTGGTCCGAACCCCCTGGGGAATCAATCTGGCGACCCGCGCTTATTATGATGTCAGCCAAAGCAAGTTCGTTGAAATCGCCTACGGCCTCCAGTACGAGCGGCAGTGTTGGAGCTTTACCCTCGACTATCTCGATCTGCGGACCCGCAACGAGCTGGTCTTTCTGGTCAACCTGAAGGGCCTCGGCGCCACCGACTCCCGCAAATCGATTAATCTCTTTTAA
- a CDS encoding M14 family metallocarboxypeptidase, which translates to MVSVKAFPVPKKSRSYPDVIERILQTAKEAKGIEAHLLGRVRAYPTQYPFWMLSTSDRPGQKRICLSGGIHGDEPAGVETILAVIEMIKKKPSLLQRFHFTLFPCINPFGYEHNTRQNRSRVDLNRQYYRKRPQAEVRLVKKAIEGKWFDLDIEFHEDIDTPGFYMYELCHDPSQTVGRRVIQRVARKYPINLESSIEGAPASGGLISPDAASDFFKQRMARRRLWPQAVYFYKNGTPHVLTSETPVHLEMQQRVEIHLIALKTAMERLLS; encoded by the coding sequence GTGGTTTCGGTAAAGGCCTTTCCGGTGCCGAAGAAAAGCCGTTCCTACCCTGACGTGATCGAGCGGATTCTCCAGACGGCTAAAGAGGCGAAAGGGATCGAGGCCCACCTTCTCGGGCGGGTGCGGGCTTACCCGACGCAGTATCCCTTTTGGATGCTCTCTACCTCCGATCGACCCGGTCAAAAGCGGATCTGTCTCTCCGGCGGAATCCATGGCGATGAACCGGCCGGGGTCGAAACGATTCTCGCCGTCATCGAGATGATCAAGAAGAAGCCGAGCCTCCTCCAACGGTTTCACTTCACCCTCTTCCCCTGTATCAACCCGTTCGGTTACGAGCACAACACCCGGCAGAACCGCTCCCGGGTCGATCTCAACCGCCAGTACTATCGCAAGCGGCCGCAGGCGGAGGTGCGCTTGGTGAAAAAGGCGATCGAGGGGAAGTGGTTTGACCTCGACATCGAGTTTCACGAAGACATCGATACGCCGGGCTTTTATATGTATGAGCTCTGTCATGATCCGTCTCAAACGGTCGGGCGGAGAGTGATTCAACGGGTCGCCCGAAAATATCCGATCAACTTGGAATCATCGATTGAAGGGGCGCCGGCAAGCGGCGGTTTAATCAGCCCGGATGCCGCGTCGGATTTCTTCAAGCAGCGGATGGCCCGGCGGCGGCTCTGGCCTCAGGCGGTCTATTTCTACAAAAATGGAACCCCCCATGTCCTTACCTCGGAGACCCCGGTGCATCTTGAGATGCAGCAGCGGGTCGAAATTCACCTCATTGCTTTAAAAACTGCGATGGAACGGCTGCTCTCTTAG